In Phreatobacter stygius, a genomic segment contains:
- a CDS encoding GFA family protein, whose product MPEPLKNSLTVRCSCGRVQLEAAGAPIISLACHCDDCQAGSLAVEALPGAAPVRDAAGGTPYVLYRKDRVTCIEGATLLKSYKLKDISATNRIVATCCNAAMTMGFDDSRHWVSMYRARFETDVPPLEMRICTKFKAGDSVIPDDLPAYPGFPLKFMAKLVAAWIPMLLRR is encoded by the coding sequence ATGCCCGAGCCACTGAAAAACAGCCTGACGGTGCGTTGCTCCTGCGGCAGGGTCCAGCTGGAAGCGGCCGGCGCGCCGATCATCAGCCTTGCCTGCCATTGCGACGATTGCCAGGCCGGCTCCCTCGCGGTCGAGGCCTTGCCGGGCGCAGCGCCGGTGCGCGATGCAGCCGGCGGCACGCCCTATGTTCTCTACCGCAAGGATCGCGTGACATGCATCGAGGGTGCGACGCTGCTCAAGAGCTACAAGCTCAAGGACATATCGGCGACCAACCGGATCGTCGCCACCTGCTGCAATGCTGCGATGACCATGGGCTTCGACGATTCCCGGCACTGGGTCTCGATGTACCGGGCCCGTTTCGAGACCGACGTCCCGCCGCTCGAAATGCGCATCTGCACCAAGTTCAAGGCCGGCGACAGCGTCATCCCGGACGACCTGCCGGCCTATCCGGGGTTTCCGCTGAAGTTCATGGCCAAGCTGGTCGCGGCGTGGATTCCCATGCTGCTTCGCCGCTGA
- a CDS encoding alpha/beta fold hydrolase has product MTDPTPSATLKVPGARIYYEVRGAGPMLLLIPGGPTDAGVFAELSHHLADRYTVVAYDPRGNSRSTLDGDPEEQRLDVHGDDAARLIEALGAGQAYVFGNSGGAQIGLNLTARHPERVKALVAHEPPCLMLLADPSEALAGDQEIHDIYHREGLGPAVEKFMVMAGLSGGPEGDQAPPEHAMPPEALETFGRIDGNMDYFIAHGLMPLSRYQPDIATLRAGRPRVVVGVGAETSGQIAHSTGLALAEKLGSAPVAFPGDHGGYGLHAQAFAETLHRVLQGDRA; this is encoded by the coding sequence ATGACCGACCCGACCCCATCCGCCACGCTGAAAGTCCCGGGCGCCAGGATCTATTACGAAGTCCGGGGAGCCGGTCCGATGCTGCTCCTGATCCCCGGCGGCCCGACCGATGCCGGCGTCTTTGCCGAGCTTTCGCACCATCTCGCCGACCGCTACACGGTGGTGGCTTATGACCCGCGCGGCAACTCGCGCAGCACCCTCGACGGCGACCCGGAAGAGCAGCGGCTCGATGTCCATGGCGACGATGCCGCGCGGCTGATCGAGGCGCTCGGCGCGGGCCAGGCTTACGTGTTCGGCAATAGCGGCGGCGCCCAGATCGGGCTCAACCTGACCGCCCGCCACCCGGAGCGGGTCAAGGCGCTGGTGGCCCACGAGCCGCCCTGCCTGATGCTGCTCGCCGACCCGTCGGAGGCGCTGGCCGGTGACCAGGAGATCCATGACATCTATCACCGGGAGGGGCTCGGCCCCGCCGTCGAGAAGTTCATGGTGATGGCGGGTCTGAGCGGTGGACCGGAAGGTGACCAGGCGCCGCCGGAGCACGCCATGCCGCCCGAGGCTCTGGAGACCTTCGGCCGGATCGACGGCAATATGGACTATTTCATCGCGCATGGATTGATGCCGCTGTCGCGCTACCAGCCCGATATCGCGACCTTGCGGGCCGGACGCCCCCGCGTGGTGGTTGGCGTCGGCGCAGAGACTTCAGGGCAAATCGCCCACAGCACCGGCCTGGCGCTGGCCGAAAAGCTCGGCAGCGCGCCGGTCGCCTTTCCGGGTGACCATGGCGGCTACGGTCTCCATGCGCAGGCCTTCGCCGAGACCCTGCACCGGGTGCTCCAGGGTGACCGCGCCTAG
- a CDS encoding VOC family protein, whose product MHIQFAELPVFDQDRAKRFYTRHFGCEVAADAAMGPNGWRWIELKFQGAETTLHFVKRPDDKPSTDPVMVLVDAAIEATVAALKAGGVEIITEPQEAPWQPGRTVAEFRDSEGNRMVLGSR is encoded by the coding sequence ATGCACATCCAGTTCGCCGAGCTTCCGGTGTTCGACCAGGACCGCGCCAAGCGCTTCTACACCCGGCATTTCGGCTGCGAGGTCGCCGCCGACGCGGCCATGGGCCCAAACGGGTGGCGCTGGATCGAGCTCAAGTTTCAGGGCGCCGAAACCACCCTGCACTTCGTCAAGCGTCCCGACGACAAACCCTCCACCGATCCGGTGATGGTGCTGGTCGACGCGGCCATCGAAGCGACGGTTGCGGCGCTGAAGGCCGGCGGTGTCGAGATCATCACCGAACCGCAGGAGGCGCCCTGGCAGCCCGGCCGCACGGTCGCCGAGTTTCGCGATAGCGAGGGCAACCGCATGGTGCTCGGCAGCCGGTGA
- a CDS encoding TetR/AcrR family transcriptional regulator has protein sequence MTRSAPAKNSVEPEASGQSARKRRAILDAATEVFLKSGYLGTNMDEIAALSEVSKQTVYKHFASKEALFVEIVMRMTRAAGDTVHNEMQDLAKGGDVADYLRNYAFRQLTVVLTPRLMQLRRLVIGEVSRFPELARVLYEGGPKRALAILADAFQRLADRGLLTIDDPLLAASHFNWLVMSQPLNQAMLLGDAAIPKPAELRRHAADGVRVFLAAYGKA, from the coding sequence ATGACCAGGTCGGCGCCAGCGAAAAACTCGGTCGAGCCCGAGGCCAGCGGCCAGTCGGCGCGCAAGCGCCGGGCGATCCTCGACGCCGCCACCGAGGTCTTCCTGAAGAGCGGTTATCTCGGCACCAACATGGACGAGATCGCCGCCCTGTCGGAGGTGTCGAAACAGACCGTCTACAAACATTTCGCCAGCAAGGAGGCCTTGTTCGTCGAGATCGTCATGCGCATGACCAGGGCCGCCGGCGACACCGTGCACAACGAGATGCAGGACCTCGCCAAGGGCGGCGATGTCGCGGACTATCTGCGCAACTACGCCTTCCGGCAGCTCACCGTGGTGCTCACCCCGCGCCTGATGCAGCTGCGCCGCCTGGTCATCGGTGAGGTCAGCCGCTTCCCGGAGCTTGCCAGGGTGCTCTACGAAGGCGGGCCGAAACGCGCGCTGGCGATCCTGGCGGACGCTTTCCAGCGCCTGGCCGATCGTGGCCTCTTGACCATTGACGATCCCTTGCTGGCGGCGTCCCATTTCAACTGGCTGGTCATGTCGCAACCGCTGAACCAGGCCATGCTCTTGGGCGACGCGGCGATCCCGAAACCGGCGGAACTGCGCCGCCATGCCGCCGACGGCGTGCGGGTGTTCCTGGCGGCCTACGGCAAGGCGTGA
- a CDS encoding AraC family transcriptional regulator: MLSRSSKPETATGDPLNDMLRGLRLDGVDYWRCQLSAPWGFSFAAQQAARFHFVAEQGCWLKTPEGEWVALTPGDAVLLPRGAAHALASAPDVPIQPFLGQRCATICADIFDLKSGGDGADSVLFCCSLHFNLDGLHPLLRMMPDVMRATELIAREPAVPHLLEAMGREVALDRVGAAGIAARLADVLAAKIIRFWVEHGCGDATGWIAAVRNPDVGRVLAAIHLNPDRDWTVAALAGIMGASRSSFADRFASIVGETPARYVAQVRMHQARQWIQRDRARISDVARRLGYDSEAAFSRAFKRIIGTAPSHLRGQAG; encoded by the coding sequence ATGCTTAGCCGTTCGTCCAAACCTGAAACCGCCACCGGTGACCCGCTCAACGACATGTTGCGCGGGCTCAGGCTCGACGGGGTCGATTACTGGCGCTGCCAGCTGTCGGCGCCCTGGGGCTTTTCGTTTGCCGCGCAGCAGGCCGCCCGCTTTCATTTCGTCGCCGAGCAAGGCTGCTGGCTGAAGACGCCGGAGGGCGAATGGGTCGCGCTGACCCCTGGCGATGCCGTGCTGCTGCCGCGCGGCGCCGCCCATGCCCTGGCGAGCGCGCCCGATGTGCCGATCCAGCCCTTCCTCGGGCAGCGATGCGCGACGATCTGCGCCGATATCTTCGATCTCAAATCCGGCGGCGACGGCGCCGACAGCGTGCTGTTCTGCTGCTCGCTGCATTTCAACCTGGATGGCCTGCATCCGCTGTTGCGGATGATGCCCGACGTCATGCGCGCCACCGAGCTGATCGCCAGGGAGCCGGCCGTGCCGCATCTCCTGGAGGCGATGGGGCGCGAGGTGGCGCTGGACCGGGTCGGCGCCGCCGGCATTGCCGCCAGGCTCGCCGACGTGCTCGCCGCCAAGATCATCCGGTTTTGGGTCGAGCACGGCTGCGGCGACGCCACCGGCTGGATCGCGGCGGTGCGCAACCCGGATGTCGGCCGCGTGCTGGCGGCGATTCACCTCAACCCGGACCGGGACTGGACGGTCGCGGCGCTGGCCGGGATCATGGGCGCGTCACGCTCGAGCTTCGCCGACCGCTTCGCTTCCATCGTCGGCGAGACGCCGGCCCGTTATGTCGCCCAGGTGCGGATGCACCAGGCACGCCAATGGATCCAGCGCGACCGCGCCCGCATTTCCGACGTGGCGCGCCGGCTGGGTTATGATTCGGAAGCCGCCTTCAGCCGGGCGTTCAAGCGCATCATCGGCACCGCGCCGAGCCATTTGCGCGGCCAGGCGGGGTAG